A DNA window from Camelina sativa cultivar DH55 chromosome 13, Cs, whole genome shotgun sequence contains the following coding sequences:
- the LOC104734878 gene encoding pentatricopeptide repeat-containing protein At5g08510-like, with translation MNQIKQVHAQCIRTGVDETRDLLQRLRLIPNLVYARKLFDLHRNPCIFLYNKLIQAYSVHGQPHESIVLYNLLSHNGLRPNHHTFNFIFAASASFSSARPLRLLHSQFFKSGFESDSFCCTALITSYSKLGALCCARRVFDEMSSRDVPVWNAMITGYQRHGDTKAAMELFDSMPSKNVTSWTTVISGFSQNGNYSVALSMFLCMEKDKSVKPNHFTVASVLPACANLGVLDIGRRLEGYARENGFFDNIYVCNALLDMYSKCGMIDVAKRLFDEIGNQRNLCSWNSMIGSLATHGKHDEALELYAHMLREGEKPDTVTFVALLLACVHGGMVVKGQELFKSMEEVHKVSPKLEHYGCMIDLLGRVGKLQEACDLIKTMPMKPDAVVWGTLLGACSFHGNVEIGEIASEALFKLEPTNPGNCVIMSNIYAANEKWDGVLRMRKLMKKETMTKAAGYSYFVEVGVEVHRFTVEDKSHPRSYEIYQVLDEIFRRMKPEKSQLEQLCI, from the exons ATGAATCAGATCAAGCAGGTCCACGCGCAGTGTATCAGAACAGGAGTAGACGAAACCAGAGATCTCTTACAACGACTGCGTCTGATTCCAAACCTTGTTTATGCCCGAAAGCTCTTTGATCTTCATCGAAACCCTTGTATCTTCCTCTACAACAAGCTAATTCAAGCTTACTCTGTTCATGGCCAACCCCATGAATCAATCGTCCTCTACAATCTCCTCTCCCACAATGGTCTCCGACCAAATCACCACACTTTCAATTTCATCTTCGCAGCTTCTGCTTCGTTTTCGTCTGCTCGACCTTTACGGTTGCTTCATTCGCAGTTTTTCAAATCCGGGTTTGAGTCTGATTCGTTCTGCTGCACTGCTCTAATCACTTCCTACTCGAAGCTAGGAGCATTGTGTTGTGCGCGCAgagtgttcgacgaaatgtctAGCCGAGATGTACCGGTCTGGAATGCAATGATCACGGGCTACCAGAGACATGGTGATACGAAGGCGGCGATGGAGTTGTTTGATTCCATGCCTAGTAAGAACGTTACCTCGTGGACCACCGTCATTTCTGGGTTTTCTCAGAACGGGAATTACTCTGTAGCTTTATCGatgtttttgtgtatggagAAAGACAAATCCGTGAAACCAAACCATTTTACTGTAGCTAGTGTTCTCCCCGCTTGTGCAAACCTAGGGGTATTGGATATTGGCCGAAGATTAGAAGGCTATGCTAGAGAGAACGGGTTCTTTGATAACATTTACGTGTGTAATGCTCTTCTAGATATGTACTCAAAATGTGGAATGATTGATGTAGCCAAACGTTTATTCGATGAAATTGGGAACCAGAGAAATTTGTGCTCCTGGAACTCCATGATCGGTAGTCTTGCTACTCACGGGAAACATGACGAAGCTCTTGAACTTTATGCCCACATGTTG CGAGAAGGAGAAAAACCCGATACAGTGACATTTGTTGCGTTGCTGCTAGCTTGTGTTCATGGTGGGATGGTGGTGAAGGGCCAAGAATTGTTCAAGTCCATGGAGGAAGTTCACAAGGTTTCGCCAAAGCTAGAGCACTACGGATGCATGATCGATCTCTTAGGGCGTGTTGGGAAGCTGCAAGAAGCCTGTGATCTCATCAAAACAATGCCAATGAAACCAGATGCTGTGGTATGGGGAACCCTTTTGGGTGCTTGTAGTTTCCATGGAAATGTTGAGATAGGAGAGATAGCAAGCGAGGCACTGTTCAAGCTTGAACCAACAAATCCAGGTAACTGTGTGATCATGTCGAATATATACGCCGCCAATGAGAAGTGGGATGGAGTTTTGAGGATGCGGAAGTTgatgaagaaggaaacgatgacAAAGGCTGCTGGTTATAGCTATTTTGTGGAAGTAGGAGTTGAAGTTCATAGATTCACTGTGGAAGATAAATCACACCCAAGATCTTACGAGATCTATCAGGTTCTTGATGAAATTTTCAGGAGAATGAAACCTGAGAAGAGTCAGCTTGAACAACTATGCATATGA